The proteins below come from a single Cervus canadensis isolate Bull #8, Minnesota chromosome 2, ASM1932006v1, whole genome shotgun sequence genomic window:
- the GCLM gene encoding glutamate--cysteine ligase regulatory subunit, whose amino-acid sequence MGTDSRAAGALLARASTLHLQTGNLLNWGRLRKKCPSTHSEELRDCIQKTLNEWSSQISPDLVREFPDVLECTVSHAVEKINPDEREEMKVSAKLFIVGSNSSSSTRNAVDMACSVLGVAQLDSVIIASPPIEDGVNLSLEHLQPYWEELQNLVQSKKIVAIGTSDLDKTQLEQLYQWAQVKPNSNQVNLASCCVMPPDLTAFAKQFDIQLLTHNDPKELLSEASFQEALQESIPDIRAHEWVPLWLLRYSVIVKSRGIIKSKGYILQAKRKGS is encoded by the exons ATGGGCACCGACAGCCGCGCGGCCGGAGCGCTCCTGGCGCGGGCCAGCACCCTGCACCTGCAGACGGGGAACCTGCTGAACTGGGGCCGCCTGCGGAAGAAGTGCCCGTCCACGCACAGCGAGGAG CTTCGAGATTGTATTCAAAAGACCTTAAATGAATGGAGTTCCCAAATCAGCCCAGATTTGGTCAGG GAGTTTCCAGATGTCTTGGAATGTACTGTATCTCATGCAGTAGAAAAGATAAAtcctgatgaaagagaagaaatgaaagtttCTG CAAAACTGTTCATTGTAGGATCAAACTCTTCATCATCAACTAGAAACGCAGTCGACATGG CCTGTTCAGTCCTTGGCGTTGCACAGCTGGATTCTGTGATCATCGCTTCACCTCCTATTGAGGATGGAGTTAATCTTTCCTTGGAGCATTTGCAGCCTTACTGGGAAGAATTACAAAACTTAGTTCAGAGCAAAAAGATTGTTGCTATTGGTACCTCTGATCTGGACAAAACCCAGTTGGAGCAGCTGTATCAGTGGGCACAG gTAAAACCAAATAGTAACCAAGTTAATCTTGCCTCCTGCTGTGTGATGCCACCTGATCTGACTGCATTTGCTAAACAGTTTGACATACAGCTATTGACTCATAATGATCCAAAAG aaCTGCTTTCTGAAGCAAGTTTCCAAGAAGCACTTCAGGAGAGCATCCCTGACATTCGAGCACATGAGTGGGTGCCTCTGTGGCTACTGCGGTACTCGGTCATTGTTAAAAGTAGAGGAATTATCAAATCAAAAGGCTACATCTTACAAGCTAAAAGAAAGGGTTCCTAA